One genomic window of Mustela erminea isolate mMusErm1 chromosome 13, mMusErm1.Pri, whole genome shotgun sequence includes the following:
- the MC4R gene encoding melanocortin receptor 4 — MNSTVHHGMHTSLHFWNRSTYGQHANASESLGKGYSDGGCYEQLFVSPEVFVTLGVISLLENILVIVAIAKNKNLHSPMYFFICSLAVADMLVSVSNGSETIVITLLNSTDTDAQSFTVNIDNVIDSVICSSLLASICSLLSIAVDRYFTIFYALQYHNIMTVRRVGIIISCIWAACTVSGILFIIYSDSSAVIICLITMFFTMLALMASLYVHMFLMARLHIKRIAVLPGSGAIRQGANMKGAITLTILIGVFVVCWAPFFLHLIFYISCPQNPYCVCFMSHFNLYLILIMCNSIIDPLIYALRSQELRKTFKEIICCYPLGGLCDLSSRY, encoded by the coding sequence ATGAACTCCACTGTCCACCACGGCATGCACACTTCTCTCCACTTCTGGAACCGCAGCACCTACGGACAGCACGCCAACGCCAGTGAGTCCCTTGGCAAAGGCTACTCTGATGGAGGGTGCTATGAGCAACTTTTTGTCTCCCCAGAGGTGTTTGTGACTCTGGGGGTCATAAGCTTGTTGGAGAATATTCTGGTGATCGTGGCAATAGCCAAGAACAAGAATCTGCATTCACCCATGTACTTTTTCATCTGTAGCCTGGCTGTGGCTGATATGTTGGTGAGCGTCTCCAACGGCTCAGAAACCATTGTCATCACCCTGTTAAACAGCACGGATACCGACGCACAGAGTTTCACCGTGAATATTGATAATGTCATTGACTCGGTGATCTGTAGCTCCTTGCTTGCATCGATTTGCAGCCTGCTTTCCATTGCAGTGGACAGGTACTTTACCATCTTTTATGCTCTCCAGTACCATAACATCATGACGGTTAGGCGGGTTGGGATCATCATAAGTTGTATCTGGGCAGCCTGCACGGTCTCGGGCATTCTGTTCATCATCTACTCGGACAGCAGTGCTGTTATCATCTGTCTCATCACCATGTTCTTCACCATGTTGGCTCTCATGGCTTCTCTCTATGTCCACATGTTCCTCATGGCCAGACTGCACATTAAGAGAATCGCGGTCCTCCCAGGCTCTGGCGCCATCCGCCAAGGGGCCAACATGAAGGGTGCAATCACCCTGACCATACTGATTGGAGTCTTTGTTGTCTGCTGGgcccccttcttcctccacttAATATTCTACATCTCTTGTCCTCAGAACCCATACTGTGTGTGTTTCATGTCTCACTTTAACTTGTATCTCATCCTGATCATGTGTAATTCCATCATCGACCCTCTAATTTATGCACTCCGGAGCCAAGAACTGAGGAAAACCTTCAAAGAGATCATCTGCTGCTATCCCCTAGGTGGGCTTTGTGATTTGTCTAGCAGATATTAA